A genome region from Diorhabda carinulata isolate Delta chromosome 2, icDioCari1.1, whole genome shotgun sequence includes the following:
- the LOC130903523 gene encoding probable ATP-dependent RNA helicase DDX23 translates to MGSDKKRRSRSREKEKERDKRKRSRSRSKDRTERDRTRESDRYKRHRSRSKERDYVGSSGSINNKSDKEKHRGDKDKHEEKEKRHKDVKKDDTEEQEKVENKVDVKQEPVKKEPLSLEELLAKKKAEEAAKSKPVFLTKEQRMAEALKRRQEEADRLKKQRDEERKIIEALQASREAEMKRDDRDYRRTRDRDREEEKQKDKDKEKEQDAIRERYLGLIKKKRRVRRLNDRKFVFDWDAGEDTSVDYNSLYKERHQVQFFGRGNLAGIDIKAQKRDQSKFYGELLEKRRTEAEKAQEKVRLKKVKRREEKQLWDDRHWTDKEITEMTERDWRIFREDYNITIKGGKIPEPIRNWSESGIQKELLEIIEKIGYKDPTPIQRQAIPIGMQNRDIIGVAETGSGKTLAFLIPLLSWIQSLPKLERNEDADQGPYAIILAPTRELAQQIEEETVKFGQPLGIRTVVVVGGLSREEQGFRLRLGCEIVIATPGRLIDVLENRYLVLNQCTYIVLDEADRMIDLGFEPDVQKILEYMPVTNLKPDSEEAEDSRVLLANYNSKKKYRQTVMFTATMPPAVERLARTYLRRPAVVYIGSIGKPVERVEQIVHIMGENDKRKKLMEYLSRGIEPPIIIFVNQKKGADVLAKGLEKLNYNACTLHGGKGQEQREYALASLKSGSKDILVATDVAGRGIDIKDVSMVINYDMAKTIEDYTHRIGRTGRAGKTGIAVSFCTNEDSALFYDLKQMLLSSPVSTCPPELMNHPECQLKPNQPKRRRDEMIFA, encoded by the exons ATGGGGAGTGACAAAAAACGTCGATCTCGTAGCCGAGAAAAAGAAAAGGAACGTGATAAACGTAAAAGATCACGTTCGAGAAGTAAAGATCGCACTGAAAGAGATAGAACTCGTGAGTCGGATAGGTACAAAAGACACAGGTCTAGGTCAAAGGAAAGAGATTATGTGGGAAGTAGCGGTAGCATTaataataaatctgataaaGAAAAGCATAGGGGAGATAAAGATAAGcacgaagaaaaagaaaagagacATAAAGATGTTAAAAAGGATGATACTGAAgaacaagaaaaagttgaaaataaggTAGATGTTAAACAAGAACCAGTTAAAAAGGAACCCCTATCACTGGAAGAActtttggctaagaagaaagcgGAAGAAGCTGCTAAAAGTAAACCGGTATTTCTAACAAAAGAACAAAGGATGGCGGAAGCTTTGAAAAGGCGACAAGAAGAAGCAGACAGATTAAAAAAACAGAGAGACGAAGAAAGGAAAATCATTGAAGCATTACAGGCTAGTAGGGAAGCAGAAATGAAACGCGATGATAGAGACTATCGTAGAACTAGAGATAGAGACAGGGAAGAGGAGAAACAAAAggataaagataaagaaaaagaacaaGATGCTATTAGGGAGAGATATTTAGGattgattaaaaagaaaagacgtGTAAGAAGACTTAATGatagaaaatttgtatttgattgGGATGCCGGTGAGGATACTAGTGTTGATTATAATTCTTTATATAAAGAAAGACATCAa gtACAATTTTTTGGTAGAGGGAACTTGGCTGGTATTGATATAAAAGCACAGAAACGagatcaaagtaaattttatggAGAGCTACTAGAAAAAAGGAGAACAGAAGCAGAAAAAGCGCAAGAAAAAGTTAGACTGAAGAAAGTgaaaagaagagaagaaaaacaACTTTGGGATGACAGACATTGGACAGATAAGGAGATAACAGAGATGACTGAGAGAGACTGGAGAATATTTAGGGAGGATTACAACATTACTATTAAag GTGGGAAAATCCCGGAACCTATCAGGAATTGGAGTGAATCTGGTATACAGAAAGAATTactagaaataatagaaaaaatcggTTATAAAGACCCGACGCCAATTCAAAGACAAGCAATTCCAATTGGTATGCAAAATAGGGACATAATAGGTGTAGCAGAAACAGGATCCGGTAAAACATTAGCATTTTTGATACCACTTTTATCTTGGATACAAAGTTTACCAAAATTGGAAAGAAATGAAGACGCCGATCAAGGACCTTATGCTATCATCTTAGCACCTACAAGAGAATTGGCACAACAGATAGAAGAAGAAACTGTTAAATTCGGACAACCTTTAGGTATTAGAACAGTCGTAGTTGTAGGTGGTCTTAGTAGAGAAGAACAAGGTTTTAG gttACGTTTAGGTTGTGAGATTGTTATAGCAACGCCCGGTCGTTTGATTGATGTTTTAGAAAACCGCtatttagttttaaatcaaTGTACTTATATTGTACTCGATGAAGCCGACAGAATGATCGATTTGGGTTTTGAACCTGACGTACAAAAGATCCTCGAATATATGCCTGTGACTAATTTAAAGCCCGATTCAGAGGAAGCTGAAGACAGCAG AGTACTGTTGGCAAATTATAACagtaagaaaaaatatagacaGACTGTCATGTTTACGGCTACTATGCCTCCGGCTGTCGAAAGGTTAGCCAGAACTTATCTACGACGACCCGCAGTAGTTTATATCGGTTCAATAGGTAAACCTGTAGAGAGAGTCGAACAAATCGTACATATTATGGGAGAAAACGATAAGAGGAAGAAATTGATGGAGTATCTCTCCAGAG GTATCGAACCTCCCATTATCATTTTCGTTAATCAAAAGAAAGGAGCCGATGTTTTGGCCAAAGGACtcgaaaaattgaattacaacGCTTGTACTTTACACGGTGGTAAAGGTCAAGAACAAAGAGAATACGCTTTGGCGAGTCTAAAATCGGGTTCGAAGGACATCCTGGTGGCTACGGACGTCGCGGGAAGAGGTATCGACATCAAAGACGTCTCCATGGTTATTAATTACGATATGGCGAAGACTATTGAAG attatacTCATCGTATCGGTAGGACTGGTCGTGCTGGTAAAACTGGTATTGCTGTTAGTTTTTGCACTAACGAAGATTCGGCGTTATTTTACGATCTCAAGCAAATGTTATTATCTTCTCCGGTGTCTACTTGTCCACCAGAATTGATGAATCATCCGGAGTGTCAATTGAAGCCTAATCAACCTAAGAGACGGAGGGATGAGATGATTTTCGCttga
- the LOC130903526 gene encoding general transcription factor 3C polypeptide 5 translates to MSGKSDIQNDKSKSSEALDENLSGIDRKDIYKLDRKFVRIEYPGIVKNVSKAIETLGGIGNIEMVISDPRKKLELRFHPDNKYNKPCSADRDNTSGLLVKFKKKGEEYDYEILGYVYENFKFNKAVDFQFLPIVQDEESETAEYIYDKMFPKKLPNLDFLVSTESASQPSFLLPSTFSRYETTRQTLYLNAGEKFSLETNYRPSLLKIFEKKRKEKNPYKQLSHIVNIMDPNLEIPKEPKELVYKIVKEKCLEDDYLNVKKLFDERPIWTKPAIQHLTGINADSAKVLLPAHAYYWSTGPFRTTWTKFGHDPRTNYAYRIYQTLDFRIRESEGSQIIIRSRKKQNSRNKLGENHYILSKDYIPPGRQMFYQYCDIKLPEIQEMLQRLPKIPGNKKFDSKNGWLPVNFSDQCREIANRYMLERVHQELLAGSSSAQSNPEKDTQEEDDEENLLNYSGRMLNMMKGQVDMSQEVVVLSDEEDNEQIDDISPQLEDDEVPSDNSEMELDMEALEEINQLISNTE, encoded by the exons atgagtGGGAAAAGCGATATACAAAATGATAAAAGTAAATCAAGTGAAGCGTTAGATGAGAATCTTTCTGGTATCGATAGGAAGGATATATACAAATTAGATAGAAAATTTGTTAGGATTGAATATCCTGGAatagtaaaaaatgtttctaaagcTATAGAAACCTTAGGAGGAATAGGTAACATTGAAATG GTCATTTCTGacccaagaaaaaaattagaattaagatttcatccagataataaatacaacaaacCATGTAGCGCTGATAGAGATAATACCTCAGGTTTACTTGttaaattcaagaaaaaagGAGAAGAATATGATTATGAAATTCTAGGATATGTATAtgagaattttaaatttaaca aggCAGTTGATTTTCAGTTTCTTCCAATTGTGCAGGATGAAGAATCCGAAACGGCGgaatatatatatgataaaatgtttccgaaaaaattaccaaatttggattttttagt GTCTACAGAATCTGCGTCCCAACCATCATTTCTTCTTCCATCTACATTTTCTCGTTATGAAACAACGCGTCAAACATTATATTTAAACGCCGGTGAAAAATTCAGTTTGGAGACTAATTATAGACCAAGTTTACTCAAGATATTCgagaaaaaacgaaaagaaaaaaatccctACAAACAATTATCGCATATAGTTAATATAATGGATCCAAACTTGGAAATACCAAAAGAACCAAAGGAATTGGTATATAAGATTGTAAAAGAGAAATGTTTAGAAGATGATTACTTAAATGTAaaaaag CTATTCGATGAGAGACCAATTTGGACAAAACCTGCAATACAACATTTAACAGGAATCAATGCTGATAGTGCAAAGGTGCTTCTACCAGCACATGCATATTATTGGAGTACTGGACCTTTTAGAACGACTTGGACTAAATTCGGACATGATCCGAGAACTAATTATGCTTATAGGATATACCAAACTTTAGATTTTAGGATTAGAGAAAGTG aagGGTCgcaaattataataagaagtagaaaaaaacaaaattcaaggAATAAATTAGGggaaaatcattatattttaagCAAAGATTATATACCACCTGGAAGACAGATGTTTTATCAG tattgTGACATTAAACTACCAGAAATTCAAGAAATGTTACAAAGATTACCTAAAATACCCGGTAATAAAAAATTCGACTCGAAAAACGGTTGGTTACCAGTTAATTTTTCTGACCAATGCCGCGAAATAGCCAACAG atacatGTTGGAGAGAGTGCATCAGGAATTATTAGCCGGTAGTTCTTCAGCGCAGTCCAATCCAGAAAAAGATACACAAGAAGAAGATGAcgaagaaaatttgttgaattattcCGGTAGAATGTTGAATATGATGAAAGGACAAGTGGATATGTCACAAGAAGTCGTTGTACTATCAGATG aagAAGATAATGAACAGATCGATGATATTAGTCCGCAATTAGAAGATGACGAAGTACCAAGTGATAATTCCGAGATGGAATTAGATATGGAAGCACTCGaagaaattaatcaattaatatcGAACACAGAATAA
- the LOC130903530 gene encoding transcription initiation factor IIB: MAATSRYDANKVCCVSHPDAPLIEDYRAGDQICSECGLVVGDRVIDVGSEWRTFSNDKNGTDPSRVGGPENPLLGGSDLTTIIGPGRGDASFDSFGVSRYQNRRTMNSSDRALINAFKEINAMADRINLPRTIVDRANNLFKQVHDGRNLKGRSNDAIASACLYIACRQEGVPRTFKEICAVSKISKREIGRCFKLILKALETSVDLITTGDFMSRFCSNLCLPNMVQRAATHIARRAVEMDIVPGRSPISVAAAAIYMASQASEDKRSQKEIGDIAGVADVTIRQSYKLMYPHAAGLFPQDFKFATPIEHLPQM; the protein is encoded by the exons ATGGCCGCTACGTCTAG ATATGACGCAAATAAAGTTTGTTGTGTTTCTCATCCAGATGCTCCATTAATCGAGGATTATAGAGCAGGAGATCAAATATGTTCAGAATGTGGTTTAGTAGTTGGAGACAG agTAATTGATGTTGGATCAGAATGGCGAACATTTAGTAACGACAAAAATGGAACAGATCCTTCTCGTGTTGGTGGACCAGAAAATCCTCTTTTGGGAGGATCAGACTTGACGACTATTATCGGACCCGGTCGAG gAGATGCTAGTTTTGATTCATTTGGAGTGTCTAGATACCAGAATCGTAGAACAATGAACAGTTCTGATAGGGCTTTAATAAACgcttttaaagaaataaacGCCATGGCTGATCGTATTAATTTACCAAGAACTATTGTAGATAGGGCAAATAATCTATTTAAACAAGTACACGACGGTAGAAATCTCAAag gtCGATCAAATGATGCAATAGCTTCGGCTTGTCTATACATAGCCTGTAGGCAAGAAGGGGTTCCAAGAACATTCAAAGAAATATGCGCTGTTAGTAAAATTAGTAAAAGGGAAATTGGTCGttgttttaaattgatactCAAAGCATTGGAGACTTCTGTGGATCTCATAACAACTGGAGATTTTATGTCCAGATTTTGTTCTAATTTGTGTTTACCCAACATGGTGCAAAGAGCAGCTACACATATTGCAAGAAGAGCTGTTGAGATGGATATTGTGCCGGGAAGATCTCCAATTTCTGTAGCTGCTGCTGCTATTTATATGGCTTCACAG GCTTCGGAAGACAAGAGGAGTCAAAAAGAAATAGGAGATATAGCGGGTGTAGCGGACGTTACAATAAGACAATCGTACAAATTGATGTACCCCCATGCGGCAGGTCTTTTCCCGCAAGATTTCAAATTTGCTACACCTATCGAACATTTACCTCAAATGTAA